From Cucurbita pepo subsp. pepo cultivar mu-cu-16 unplaced genomic scaffold, ASM280686v2 Cp4.1_scaffold000378, whole genome shotgun sequence, the proteins below share one genomic window:
- the LOC111785134 gene encoding nitrate regulatory gene2 protein-like — protein MGCSMSKLEDEEAVKLCKDRKSFIKQAVEQRRLFACGHLAYIQSLKRVSAALREYVDGYEPREQLLDSFITPPYTSVKKTSPGFISITPNSFSTLPIESKPNRVVRVNYLRSGGNGAVSVEERPQSPETVRVQSYSPMNQYGFDGFFPMQSSPMNSSFFSYSPNNRPNIPPPSPEHSQWDFFWNPFSSLDNYGYPSNIGLNHMAIDDEIRGLRQVREEEGIPELEEDETEQEDNSNRVNVTEERTRGSQSCCREEVVVEDVDEDEEDEDDDEDEDEDEEETNNGSEMDLEPEGKIDVSRLQNAGPIASTSQESGVADPESKEETPGFTVYVNRKPTSMAEVIKELEAQFIAVCNSANEVSALLEARKAPYMATSNEPSAMKMLNPVALFRSTSSRSSSSRFLISSSATKDESAYESNGNVSEESSSFSHSHQSTLDRLYAWEKKLYQEVRSGEKIRIAYEKKCNQLRNQDVKGDDPSSVEKTRSAMRGLHTQIKVSIHSVEAVAKRIETLRDEELQPQLLELVQGLARMWKVMAKCHQLQKRALDEAKLLLAGIPSKSDSRKLSSAPVIEPTWLARASANLEIELRNWRSCFESWITSQRSYVHAITGWLLRCVNSDSSDTTKPPFSPRRSNASALPIFGLCIQWKRFLDDVQEKAVLDGLDFFAAGMGSLHAQQQQRDDPHRVRVGSKRFEESGGNMEMIEFGKVEEVMSGEKMAEVAIRVLCAGLSFAMSSLTEFAISSADGYSDLLKKMPKGDSSQMAQ, from the exons ATGGGATGTTCCATGTCAAAGCTGGAAGATGAAGAGGCAGTTAAACTTTGTAAAGATCGGAAGAGTTTTATCAAACAAGCTGTTGAGCAGAGGAGATTATTTGCTTGTGGACATCTAGCCTACATTCAGTCATTGAAACGAGTATCTGCCGCTCTTCGTGAGTATGTCGATGGATACGAGCCTCGTGAGCAGTTGTTAGATTCATTCATTACACCTCCTTACACATCTGTAAAGAAAACAAGTCCTGGTTTTATATCCATAACGCCGAATTCGTTCTCGACGCTTCCTATCGAATCTAAACCGAATAGAGTGGTGAGAGTAAATTACCTTAGATCAGGAGGGAATGGGGCAGTTTCTGTAGAAGAGAGACCTCAATCACCTGAAACTGTGAGAGTTCAATCTTATTCACCAATGAATCAGTATGGATTTGATGGCTTCTTCCCAATGCAATCCTCACCAATGAATTCCTCATTCTTCTCTTATTCTCCTAACAACAGACCAAATATCCCTCCCCCATCACCCGAACATTCGCAATGGGACTTTTTCTGGAACCCGTTTTCGTCTTTGGATAACTATGGCTACCCCTCGAACATTGGTCTCAATCATATGGCAATCGACGATGAGATACGAGGGCTAAGACAagttagagaagaagaagggattCCTGAactggaagaagatgaaaccGAGCAGGAAGACAATAGCAATAGAGTAAACGTCACTGAAGAAAGAACACGAGGGAGCCAAAGTTGTTGTAGAGAGGAAGTTGTTGTTGAGGACGTGGATGAGGACGAAGAAGACGAGGATGACGATGAGGACGAGGATGAGGACGAGGAGGAAACAAACAATGGAAGTGAGATGGATCTTGAACCGGAAGGGAAGATTGATGTATCAAGGCTCCAGAATGCTGGACCTATTGCAAGTACAAGCCAAGAATCGGGGGTAGCCGATCCCGAATCCAAGGAAGAAACACCGGGTTTTACTGTTTATGTGAACCGAAAACCGACGAGCATGGCAGAGGTAATCAAAGAACTGGAAGCTCAGTTTATAGCAGTTTGCAATTCAGCAAATGAGGTCTCAGCACTTTTAGAGGCTAGAAAAGCTCCATATATGGCCACTTCAAATGAACCTTCAG CAATGAAAATGTTGAACCCAGTAGCTCTATTCCGCTCGACTTCATCTCGTTCTTCCTCATCGAGATTTCTAATCAGCTCTTCAGCAACTAAGGACGAAAGTGCTTACGAGAGCAATGGCAACGTATCGGAAGAATCCAGCTCATTTTCACACAGTCATCAATCGACATTGGATCGATTATATGCTTGGGAGAAAAAGCTCTACCAGGAAGTGAGG TCTGGAGAAAAGATTCGAATCGCGTACGAGAAGAAATGTAATCAACTCAGGAACCAAGATGTAAAAGGCGACGATCCATCTTCAGTGGAAAAAACAAGATCTGCCATGAGAGGTCTCCATACTCAGATAAAGGTTTCGATTCACTCAGTTGAAGCTGTGGCGAAAAGAATCGAAACTTTAAGAGATGAAGAGTTGCAGCCTCAACTTCTAGAATTGGTTCAAGG GTTAGCAAGGATGTGGAAAGTAATGGCAAAATGCCATCAATTACAGAAGCGAGCTTTAGATGAAGCAAAGCTTCTACTCGCCGGTATACCGTCGAAGTCAGACAGTAGAAAGCTCTCTTCAGCTCCGGTCATTGAGCCAACTTGGTTAGCGCGTGCATCAGCCAATCTCGAGATAGAGCTCAGGAACTGGCGAAGCTGTTTCGAGTCATGGATCACTTCTCAGCGATCCTATGTGCACGCAATAACTGGATGGCTCCTCCGGTGTGTAAATTCGGATTCCTCCGACACTACGAAGCCTCCATTTTCACCTCGTAGATCGAATGCATCTGCACTTCCAATATTTGGACTTTGCATCCAATGGAAGAGGTTCTTGGATGATGTTCAAGAGAAAGCAGTGCTAGACGGGCTCGACTTCTTTGCTGCTGGAATGGGATCGCTCCACGCACAACAACAGCAAAGAGACGACCCTCACCGCGTTCGAGTCGGGTCTAAGAGATTCGAAGAATCAGGCGGGAACATGGAGATGATAGAGTTTGGGAAGGTTGAAGAGGTGATGAGTGGAGAAAAAATGGCGGAAGTAGCCATAAGGGTGCTGTGTGCTGGGCTGTCATTTGCTATGAGCTCACTGACTGAATTTGCTATCAGTTCTGCGGATGGATATAGTGATCTTCTTAAGAAAATGCCAAAAGGAGACAGCAGCCAAATGGCACAATAG